A region of Solibacillus isronensis DNA encodes the following proteins:
- a CDS encoding O-methyltransferase, giving the protein MELSDAYIASFIPERDELLMEMERFAEQNHVPIMQLAGIESLNQILRIQNPKSILEIGTAIGYSAIRMAQALPDCHIVTIERDLSRVQYAKEFIARSEVANRIQVIEGDALEVDMETLPTTFDAVFIDAAKGQYMKFFEKYATLVPSGGVLYIDNMYMHGLSDLDIKEVPRRKRTMIRNLKTFSDWIMAHPDYSSAFFPVGDGLLICLKR; this is encoded by the coding sequence ATGGAATTATCAGACGCTTATATTGCTTCCTTCATTCCTGAACGTGATGAATTACTAATGGAAATGGAACGCTTCGCAGAACAGAATCATGTTCCGATCATGCAGCTTGCCGGGATTGAGTCACTGAATCAAATTTTGCGCATTCAAAATCCGAAATCAATTTTGGAAATTGGAACGGCAATTGGTTATTCGGCTATACGAATGGCTCAAGCGTTGCCGGATTGTCATATTGTGACGATAGAACGCGATTTGTCGCGAGTTCAGTATGCCAAGGAATTCATTGCAAGGTCAGAGGTGGCAAACCGCATACAAGTAATAGAGGGCGATGCGTTAGAGGTAGACATGGAAACACTTCCTACTACTTTTGATGCTGTTTTTATTGATGCGGCAAAAGGGCAATACATGAAGTTTTTCGAAAAATACGCAACACTCGTTCCATCGGGTGGCGTTTTATACATCGATAATATGTATATGCACGGATTATCAGATTTAGATATAAAAGAAGTACCTAGAAGAAAAAGAACGATGATCCGCAACTTAAAAACATTTTCAGACTGGATCATGGCACATCCGGATTATTCGAGTGCCTTTTTCCCTGTCGGTGATGGTTTGTTAATTTGTTTGAAGAGGTGA